The following are encoded together in the Candidatus Woesebacteria bacterium genome:
- a CDS encoding dTDP-4-dehydrorhamnose 3,5-epimerase family protein, with amino-acid sequence MENTITVKKTSIEGVFIIEKPVYYDERGFFMKYLE; translated from the coding sequence ATGGAAAACACAATCACTGTGAAAAAAACGAGTATTGAAGGAGTTTTCATTATCGAGAAACCTGTTTATTACGATGAACGAGGTTTTTTCATGAAGTATTTAGAGTAA